The following proteins come from a genomic window of Gimesia chilikensis:
- a CDS encoding M56 family metallopeptidase, whose amino-acid sequence MAAWALWNPGDQLLTGGTSVLLQITLVTGVTLLLTSFVRRIPTIRYGLLCAGLFLILLSPVVTLVMQFTGKSMLKISLQNESTLLDHKSVSTGSFDQTGEAEPLERQIIADPQTFSPPPDIADQRPKEPKAANSEAALRSPVAPPTAQNTLTAVPADQPAWSTWMDNLMHTVMPGLFFIWLSGSILLLLRLIRGWSRLAAILRTAQPNTDPQLAAAFARAAEEFPHSRLPTLLVSERLTGPVSTGLLRSWVVFPEQAVRQLSAEQLREILIHEMAHCVRRDQFILLIQNLAAVFFWLHPFVRILNRQLAQAREEICDNYVLTTTDATSYSRTLLSLARTIQSGPLLPGAIGLFTAQWKLEHRVAGLLDPNRNRQLQLSAKSRLFLAVLALLLTFVIAGGTVAVAQHKPDSSDTDKETSPRAETQSQTFTIHGTITDHDGKPAAGARVEVFRTKAENKAQSERVLLKECKTDSAGHYDVTLPEDKVKGDSLIYVIARNERSGMMSNKIKLRDARITLDLQIPVPFNNLIHFVDPTGQPIPNLPVQEMNYTILSFSGPPGPVPLNQRVKGPQNAPAPTSDKIISVRTYKTDDQGVMRLSFFDLRHGVTLKIPGTDQYAPQWIRLNSGLPEERSENDGTYRDTIKNLKQGEDATIVVAPAKIFSGRVLLGDSGKPSANTRIKIWSSQQEQLGSLVYIEGKTDAAGRFRLNPYPGVRFGIIAYPPPGTPYLTREVKDLRWNAETPEKPLEVRLDKVVLAEGTVVDAQTGQPLKGASVQYEPEGANNKRNTDEIITGWQGIQKTDATGKFSIPVLPGPGTLLVHATSPKYILQETDSSTLYRSKPGGMRIYAHAFQKIDPVTDQRLEPMKIELHPGETVTGTLVDEQGKPIKEALMISRLKILPTSPSWRGWPDEVHDGIFKLQGLRTDVEYPVYFLDPQRKLGVAATISTRNKAPRIVLKPCGSASVRYLDPEGHPIVGKSLGSLYLIATPGTPRYDFQAASRGEQWADETLVSNLDRVNYQLMDSLITNAEGKIDFPALIPGATYRFRKIVDGHPIVVDRFMVQPGEAHDIGAVKIKLDE is encoded by the coding sequence ATGGCTGCATGGGCTTTGTGGAATCCGGGAGATCAGCTCCTGACAGGCGGTACGAGTGTCTTGCTGCAGATTACGCTCGTAACCGGTGTGACGTTACTGCTGACCAGTTTCGTCCGCCGCATTCCGACAATCCGTTACGGGCTGCTTTGTGCAGGACTGTTTCTGATTCTGCTCTCCCCCGTGGTGACGTTGGTCATGCAGTTCACTGGAAAAAGTATGCTTAAAATTTCTCTGCAGAATGAGAGTACACTTCTGGATCACAAATCCGTTTCGACAGGGTCTTTCGATCAAACAGGTGAGGCAGAACCGCTTGAGCGACAGATCATTGCCGATCCACAGACGTTCTCCCCCCCTCCAGACATTGCTGATCAGAGACCAAAAGAACCGAAGGCTGCGAATTCTGAGGCCGCTCTCCGCTCACCGGTCGCACCACCGACTGCGCAAAACACATTGACTGCGGTGCCCGCTGATCAGCCCGCCTGGAGTACCTGGATGGATAACTTGATGCACACTGTGATGCCAGGCCTGTTTTTCATCTGGCTGTCAGGTTCCATCCTGCTGCTCTTACGACTGATCAGGGGCTGGTCTCGACTGGCTGCCATTTTACGAACGGCGCAACCGAATACCGATCCTCAACTCGCGGCAGCCTTCGCCCGGGCAGCAGAGGAATTTCCTCACAGTCGCCTGCCGACACTGCTCGTGTCTGAACGGCTGACCGGTCCCGTTTCCACGGGTCTGTTGCGATCCTGGGTTGTCTTCCCGGAACAGGCTGTGAGACAGCTCTCAGCCGAACAGCTGCGTGAAATATTGATTCATGAAATGGCACATTGTGTGCGGCGAGATCAATTCATTCTGCTGATCCAGAACCTGGCCGCCGTGTTTTTCTGGTTGCATCCCTTTGTGAGAATTCTCAACCGGCAGTTGGCTCAGGCCCGCGAAGAGATCTGTGACAACTATGTGCTGACCACGACGGATGCGACCTCTTACAGTCGAACACTGCTTTCGCTTGCCCGTACGATCCAGTCGGGGCCCTTGCTCCCTGGGGCCATCGGGCTGTTCACCGCACAATGGAAACTCGAACATCGCGTTGCCGGACTGCTCGATCCGAATCGTAATCGACAGCTTCAGCTGTCAGCGAAGAGTCGTCTGTTCCTGGCAGTGCTGGCTCTGTTGCTGACCTTTGTCATCGCAGGGGGAACTGTGGCTGTAGCACAACACAAGCCCGATTCCTCAGATACAGATAAGGAGACCAGTCCGCGGGCTGAAACCCAGAGCCAGACCTTCACGATTCACGGCACTATCACAGACCACGATGGAAAACCGGCCGCTGGTGCCCGGGTGGAGGTCTTTAGGACCAAAGCCGAAAACAAGGCACAAAGCGAGCGAGTCCTGTTAAAAGAATGCAAGACAGACAGTGCAGGCCATTACGATGTCACACTCCCGGAAGATAAAGTGAAAGGTGATTCTCTCATTTACGTGATCGCACGAAATGAAAGATCCGGAATGATGTCTAATAAAATCAAGCTGCGCGATGCCCGGATCACTTTAGACCTCCAGATTCCAGTGCCCTTTAACAACCTGATTCACTTTGTGGACCCCACGGGACAGCCGATCCCGAATTTACCCGTTCAGGAAATGAATTATACGATCCTTTCCTTCAGCGGCCCTCCCGGGCCGGTTCCCCTTAATCAGCGAGTGAAAGGTCCGCAGAATGCTCCGGCACCGACCAGTGATAAAATAATCTCCGTTCGCACTTACAAGACTGACGATCAGGGCGTGATGAGACTATCCTTCTTTGATCTGAGACATGGTGTCACTTTAAAAATTCCCGGTACCGATCAATATGCGCCCCAGTGGATCAGACTCAATTCCGGACTTCCCGAGGAACGCAGTGAGAATGACGGCACATATCGGGATACCATTAAAAATCTCAAGCAGGGAGAAGATGCAACAATCGTTGTCGCACCAGCCAAGATTTTTTCAGGAAGAGTACTGCTTGGTGACTCTGGTAAACCGTCAGCAAACACGCGGATCAAAATCTGGTCCAGCCAACAGGAACAACTCGGCTCGCTGGTCTACATTGAAGGCAAAACAGACGCCGCCGGTCGATTTCGCTTGAACCCCTACCCCGGTGTCAGATTTGGAATAATCGCTTATCCACCACCGGGAACTCCGTATCTGACGCGAGAGGTCAAAGACCTGCGCTGGAACGCGGAAACACCTGAGAAACCCCTGGAGGTCAGACTCGACAAAGTCGTACTGGCAGAAGGCACCGTGGTCGATGCACAAACAGGACAGCCGCTCAAGGGAGCTTCGGTTCAATATGAACCGGAAGGTGCCAATAACAAACGCAATACAGACGAAATCATCACGGGCTGGCAGGGGATCCAGAAAACAGATGCCACAGGAAAATTCTCGATCCCCGTACTGCCTGGACCAGGGACACTACTCGTTCATGCGACAAGTCCGAAATACATTCTGCAGGAAACGGATTCATCAACACTCTATCGAAGTAAACCGGGCGGGATGCGAATCTATGCTCACGCCTTTCAGAAGATTGATCCTGTCACCGATCAACGGCTGGAGCCGATGAAAATTGAACTGCACCCGGGAGAGACCGTCACTGGAACGCTGGTTGACGAACAGGGCAAACCAATCAAAGAAGCGCTGATGATTTCCCGTCTAAAGATTCTGCCGACTTCACCCAGTTGGCGCGGCTGGCCCGATGAAGTCCATGACGGAATATTCAAACTTCAGGGATTACGCACGGACGTCGAATATCCGGTTTACTTTCTTGATCCTCAGCGAAAACTGGGAGTCGCCGCGACAATCAGCACTCGCAACAAAGCCCCCCGGATCGTCCTCAAACCCTGTGGCTCTGCAAGTGTAAGGTACCTGGATCCCGAGGGACATCCTATTGTCGGGAAGAGTCTGGGCAGCCTGTATCTGATCGCCACTCCGGGAACTCCCCGATACGATTTTCAGGCAGCCAGCCGCGGGGAACAATGGGCCGATGAAACGCTTGTGTCCAACCTGGACCGGGTCAACTATCAATTGATGGACTCCTTAATCACCAACGCAGAGGGCAAAATCGATTTCCCGGCACTGATCCCCGGTGCCACCTATCGTTTCCGAAAAATTGTCGACGGTCACCCCATCGTCGTCGATCGATTTATGGTCCAGCCGGGAGAAGCGCACGACATCGGTGCCGTCAAAATCAAGCTTGATGAATAA
- a CDS encoding BlaI/MecI/CopY family transcriptional regulator, translating to MANTDSAPLTEAQREIMEIVWLQGEVTVSEVRDALAERRELARNTVQTMIVRLEEKGWLKHRSAGRTFIYSANRPRANVLGAKVAQMVDRLFAGSAEELVTALLEYRGLSSEEAERIRIMIEEAETNQERHSR from the coding sequence ATGGCTAACACAGATTCTGCGCCGCTCACAGAGGCGCAGCGGGAGATTATGGAAATCGTCTGGCTACAGGGGGAAGTCACCGTGTCAGAAGTGCGTGACGCCCTGGCGGAACGACGCGAACTGGCCCGCAATACGGTACAGACCATGATTGTACGGCTGGAAGAAAAAGGCTGGCTGAAGCATCGCAGCGCAGGACGCACCTTTATCTATTCCGCAAATAGGCCCAGGGCAAACGTACTCGGTGCCAAGGTCGCGCAGATGGTCGACCGCCTCTTTGCCGGCTCTGCAGAAGAACTGGTGACCGCTCTGCTGGAGTACCGGGGCCTGTCTTCAGAAGAAGCGGAACGAATTCGAATCATGATCGAAGAAGCAGAAACGAACCAGGAACGTCATTCCAGATAA
- a CDS encoding formylglycine-generating enzyme family protein translates to MRITNVLRLLFLSGVIFNVVLPAKSSAADPPAQGTSKQIDLGADVSLEVLYIPPGKFMMGSTPEEKAWATGIEGGATPGTVRESYEGEKPRPMQVKDGFWMGRTEVSVGQFKRFVEESGYVTDAEKPDGETQVFDPNWKITAKAPPHPWISVKGKSWRDPGFGFPLRDCYPVVCVSWNDGRAFCKWLTERERKAGRLPEGLEYRLPTEAEWAYACRGGSTESHYFWWGDDLRDGEGRLNISAVDFLPGRNKIWPLANAPWSDGFAFVSPVDHYGEMGRNGFGLADMCGGVWEIVLDHFDPTGGHEEVYLVDQNRRPVCRGGNYYDVPGNARCAVRLGLKSDYYSDSRDGFRICLGVPRG, encoded by the coding sequence ATGAGAATCACAAATGTGCTGCGTCTGCTGTTTTTGTCTGGAGTCATTTTCAATGTCGTTCTGCCCGCGAAATCATCCGCCGCTGATCCACCCGCCCAGGGTACTTCAAAACAAATCGATCTGGGAGCAGACGTTTCACTGGAGGTCCTGTATATACCACCGGGCAAATTCATGATGGGCAGCACCCCGGAGGAAAAAGCCTGGGCGACCGGAATTGAAGGGGGCGCGACACCGGGCACCGTGCGCGAGTCCTACGAAGGAGAAAAGCCACGTCCGATGCAGGTCAAAGACGGTTTCTGGATGGGACGCACCGAGGTCAGCGTCGGCCAGTTCAAACGCTTTGTCGAAGAGAGTGGCTACGTGACCGATGCCGAGAAGCCGGATGGAGAAACGCAGGTCTTTGATCCCAACTGGAAGATCACGGCCAAAGCCCCGCCGCACCCCTGGATTTCGGTAAAAGGCAAAAGCTGGCGTGACCCGGGTTTTGGTTTTCCGCTCCGCGACTGCTATCCGGTGGTCTGTGTGAGCTGGAATGACGGCCGCGCGTTCTGCAAGTGGCTGACTGAGCGCGAGCGTAAAGCGGGACGCCTGCCGGAAGGTCTGGAGTACCGACTGCCTACCGAAGCCGAGTGGGCATATGCCTGTCGGGGGGGAAGTACCGAGAGCCACTATTTCTGGTGGGGCGATGATCTGCGGGATGGCGAAGGGCGTCTGAATATTTCCGCAGTCGACTTTCTACCCGGCCGCAACAAAATCTGGCCGCTGGCGAATGCCCCTTGGAGTGATGGCTTCGCGTTTGTCTCTCCCGTCGACCATTATGGCGAGATGGGACGTAACGGTTTCGGACTGGCCGACATGTGTGGCGGCGTCTGGGAAATCGTCCTCGATCATTTCGATCCCACGGGAGGCCATGAAGAAGTCTATCTGGTAGACCAGAATCGCCGCCCGGTCTGCCGGGGTGGGAACTACTACGACGTACCCGGCAATGCCCGCTGCGCCGTCCGCCTGGGACTCAAGAGTGATTATTATTCCGATTCCCGCGACGGCTTTCGCATCTGCCTGGGCGTACCCCGGGGGTAA
- a CDS encoding ribonuclease toxin immunity protein CdiI, which produces MPIRIQLQDQLFPVQTFFNAIGDHEFWDIIHGLKNRVSYGLDVCFCEFPESLDFDEEPFEGVRFRIYEDEVIITEAEFEKLLQKLATIQVCRFPDQVDLYQAYFVPEKT; this is translated from the coding sequence ATGCCTATAAGAATTCAGTTACAGGATCAGCTGTTTCCTGTCCAGACATTTTTTAATGCGATCGGTGACCATGAATTCTGGGACATAATTCATGGTCTCAAAAACCGGGTCAGCTATGGTTTGGATGTTTGTTTCTGTGAATTTCCTGAGTCTCTGGATTTTGATGAAGAGCCCTTTGAAGGTGTGCGTTTCCGGATCTATGAGGATGAGGTCATTATCACAGAAGCAGAATTCGAAAAGCTGCTTCAGAAGTTAGCCACCATTCAGGTCTGTCGGTTTCCCGATCAGGTTGATTTGTATCAAGCGTATTTTGTTCCTGAAAAGACCTGA
- a CDS encoding HEAT repeat domain-containing protein gives MKPSKFYLKYNRSGLGCLLLIIGAPVALFLFWHLAPSSWILRIELQNQLGRMAYDTSCSAGPEAIPVLQEYLAHQNTNTRFITISATGAYVGSHQESSQPLITALCNLALHDKSLKVRLHAISTLRNVFHPSAEVDLTALELMNHQSEAIRFEARELLLIRIGRGIEVSPELCTIREQLKPALETADPDNCAVKNLKTFLEKCDATQEQ, from the coding sequence ATGAAACCATCAAAATTCTACCTCAAATACAATCGCAGCGGACTGGGTTGCCTGCTGTTGATCATCGGAGCCCCTGTGGCGTTGTTTCTGTTCTGGCATCTGGCACCCTCCAGTTGGATTCTGCGAATTGAACTACAGAATCAATTGGGAAGAATGGCCTATGATACGAGTTGCTCAGCAGGCCCAGAGGCGATTCCGGTACTTCAGGAATACCTGGCTCACCAAAATACCAACACCCGATTTATCACCATCAGCGCAACCGGTGCCTATGTTGGCTCTCACCAGGAAAGCAGTCAGCCACTGATTACCGCACTTTGTAACCTGGCGCTCCATGACAAAAGCCTCAAGGTACGACTACACGCAATCAGCACGCTCCGGAACGTCTTTCATCCTTCGGCTGAGGTCGATCTCACTGCACTGGAACTGATGAACCACCAGAGCGAAGCCATCCGCTTTGAAGCCAGGGAGTTGCTGCTGATTCGCATTGGCCGCGGAATTGAGGTCTCACCAGAGCTTTGCACGATCCGTGAGCAGTTGAAGCCTGCACTCGAAACTGCAGACCCTGATAATTGCGCTGTAAAAAATCTCAAAACGTTTCTGGAGAAGTGCGACGCGACTCAGGAGCAGTAA
- a CDS encoding metallophosphoesterase family protein produces MKIGILSDSHNHLERTERAVALLQEAGAEALFHCGDLATPEIVSACAVLPFYFTFGNHDADSVPQLEKAAREQNVHCLRWGGEVKLAERRIALVHGHISRDLKPLLAAEPDYLLTGHSHQPHDFHEGTTRRINPGALFRAKVFTVATLDLATDDLQWIEVPR; encoded by the coding sequence GTGAAAATCGGCATCCTCTCAGACTCACACAATCACCTGGAGCGGACCGAACGCGCCGTCGCGCTGCTGCAGGAAGCGGGTGCCGAGGCGCTGTTTCATTGTGGTGACCTGGCAACACCTGAGATCGTCTCTGCCTGCGCAGTACTCCCGTTCTATTTTACTTTTGGCAATCACGACGCCGACTCTGTCCCTCAACTCGAAAAGGCGGCACGGGAACAGAACGTTCATTGTCTGCGCTGGGGCGGCGAAGTCAAACTGGCCGAAAGACGCATTGCCCTGGTTCACGGTCATATCAGCCGCGATCTCAAACCCCTGCTGGCCGCTGAACCCGATTACCTGCTCACCGGCCATTCCCACCAGCCCCACGACTTCCATGAAGGCACCACTCGCCGCATCAACCCGGGCGCTCTGTTCCGGGCGAAAGTCTTCACCGTCGCCACACTCGATCTGGCAACCGACGATCTGCAGTGGATCGAGGTGCCCCGATGA
- a CDS encoding DUF2256 domain-containing protein, producing the protein MTHRKSELPQKRCAACGRPFTWRKKWARVWEEVKYCSTRCRRNRGQTE; encoded by the coding sequence ATGACGCACCGCAAGTCAGAGCTGCCACAAAAGCGCTGCGCCGCCTGCGGGCGGCCTTTTACCTGGCGTAAAAAGTGGGCCCGCGTCTGGGAGGAAGTCAAGTACTGCAGCACACGCTGTCGACGTAACCGAGGACAGACAGAGTGA
- a CDS encoding cupin domain-containing protein: MNDTTVKKVDSAHSPEGTMGQKYLASGVSVSMRLWEESPGSVDPQPMSRDYEVVGFVIKGTAELELEDQKLLLNPGESWLVPKHAVHRYRILEPFVAVEATAPPAHVHDRDSK; this comes from the coding sequence ATGAATGATACCACTGTCAAAAAAGTAGACTCAGCCCATTCCCCCGAAGGAACGATGGGACAAAAATACCTGGCATCCGGAGTTTCGGTTTCGATGCGACTCTGGGAAGAATCACCTGGATCGGTCGACCCGCAACCGATGAGCCGGGATTATGAAGTCGTCGGATTCGTCATCAAAGGGACGGCTGAACTGGAACTGGAAGACCAGAAGCTGCTGCTCAACCCGGGCGAAAGCTGGCTGGTGCCGAAACATGCGGTTCACCGCTATCGGATCCTGGAACCGTTCGTCGCAGTCGAGGCCACGGCTCCGCCGGCTCATGTGCATGATCGTGACAGTAAATAG
- a CDS encoding BON domain-containing protein — protein sequence MALLNPRQRRTWLCALATLTFLVGCVPRREVRAEPEMTNQTISDKISDEMLLDPGVVSTRLDIQTEDGIVTLSGQVNNILAKERAVRIAETVKGVRAVVNRIEVKPSPLRTDAAIKKDIKTALRTDPATEAREIDVRVNEGAVKLTGKVESYQELDLVKKVAQGVRGVVDLQEEIHVFYKDERPDQEIEEEVQQTLRWDSQINDHMITVTVDQGQVKLAGVVGSAAEVRMAKADAWVAGVDDVDTEHLEVDPWIHEEKLRGNKFVSKSEAEISSAVQDALMRDPRVKSFNVDAEVSGRTVTLRGTVDNLKARRAAARDAKNTVGVSYVENRLKTRFNQNREDSAIAADVRDTFYRDPYIERFDINVTVLNDTAYLYGKVDSQYEKNRADDLASRVPGIVDVRNFLSVAEQRPYVSDPYIDDLFIDQDALVRYDRRSPYQSDKEIKNDIQDELWWSPFVSSEKIKVSVDDGIATLKGQVSSWSERRASTENAYEGGALLVDNELVVKSD from the coding sequence ATGGCTTTACTCAACCCTCGACAGCGAAGAACCTGGCTCTGTGCTCTGGCGACACTGACTTTCCTCGTGGGATGCGTTCCACGCCGTGAGGTCAGAGCGGAACCCGAAATGACCAACCAGACCATCAGTGACAAGATCAGTGATGAGATGCTGCTCGACCCGGGTGTGGTCTCGACCAGGCTCGACATCCAGACCGAAGATGGCATCGTCACGCTCTCCGGTCAGGTCAATAACATCCTGGCCAAGGAGCGGGCAGTGCGGATTGCTGAAACCGTCAAAGGGGTTCGGGCCGTGGTCAATCGGATTGAAGTCAAACCCTCGCCGCTCAGAACAGATGCCGCTATCAAGAAGGATATCAAGACGGCACTGCGTACCGATCCAGCAACGGAAGCCCGGGAGATTGATGTCCGCGTGAATGAAGGCGCTGTCAAGCTGACGGGAAAGGTGGAATCGTATCAGGAACTGGATCTGGTTAAGAAGGTGGCCCAGGGAGTACGCGGTGTTGTTGATCTGCAGGAAGAGATTCACGTCTTTTACAAGGATGAACGTCCGGACCAGGAAATAGAGGAAGAAGTCCAGCAAACCCTCCGCTGGGATTCACAGATTAACGACCACATGATTACCGTCACCGTCGATCAGGGTCAGGTGAAGCTCGCAGGGGTTGTCGGTAGCGCTGCCGAAGTACGGATGGCGAAAGCCGATGCCTGGGTCGCAGGCGTGGACGATGTGGACACAGAACATCTGGAAGTCGATCCCTGGATACATGAAGAAAAACTGCGCGGCAATAAATTCGTGAGCAAATCAGAAGCAGAAATCAGCAGCGCCGTGCAGGATGCTTTAATGAGGGATCCACGTGTGAAATCCTTCAACGTCGATGCCGAAGTATCAGGCCGTACCGTGACCCTGCGGGGAACGGTCGACAACCTCAAAGCCCGTCGTGCAGCCGCCCGGGATGCGAAAAATACGGTGGGCGTCAGCTACGTGGAAAACCGGCTGAAAACGAGGTTCAATCAGAACCGTGAAGATTCAGCCATCGCCGCGGATGTCCGCGACACCTTCTATCGCGATCCTTATATCGAACGGTTCGACATTAATGTCACCGTCCTGAACGACACCGCGTATCTGTATGGGAAGGTCGACTCGCAGTATGAAAAGAACCGCGCCGATGATCTGGCGTCACGGGTTCCCGGCATCGTCGATGTCAGAAACTTCCTGAGTGTCGCGGAACAGCGGCCCTACGTTTCCGATCCCTACATTGATGATCTCTTCATCGATCAGGATGCCCTGGTGCGCTATGACCGCAGGTCACCTTACCAGTCGGATAAGGAAATTAAAAATGACATTCAGGATGAGCTCTGGTGGAGTCCGTTTGTCAGTTCCGAGAAGATCAAGGTCTCCGTGGATGACGGTATCGCGACCCTCAAAGGGCAGGTCAGTTCCTGGAGCGAAAGAAGGGCTTCCACCGAAAACGCTTACGAAGGGGGCGCCCTGCTCGTTGATAACGAACTGGTGGTGAAAAGCGACTGA
- a CDS encoding SGNH/GDSL hydrolase family protein, whose protein sequence is MNSPRLRSLKILLPLCCLLLLLVTSARAEHEGKIQILLLGDSTTEGSIPRRLKPEGPHLESVIEQLLAAEGDLPACHVINSSLSGEYIKRLFDSGRYDRDAGKLPGVDYIFIRYGLNDRAKRENFTENFPKDFHALLDRLRKDHPQAVLIPMTVIPFANEEVSKEINDLIFGVAKTEGLEVFDIFPRYAAELKQGFNMLNYRRYPVEKVPEKYQALIKPFISGGRVVVMANELDPILGHLPGWYSDRHPNLAGYNVIADETAKYLAPKLRARKPAQESKQ, encoded by the coding sequence ATGAACTCACCCCGTTTACGTTCCCTGAAAATTCTATTGCCGTTGTGCTGCCTGCTCTTGCTGCTTGTGACCTCTGCCCGGGCTGAGCATGAGGGCAAGATTCAAATCCTGCTGCTGGGCGACAGCACAACCGAAGGCAGCATTCCCCGGCGGTTGAAACCGGAAGGACCGCATCTGGAATCGGTCATCGAACAGCTGCTGGCCGCGGAAGGTGATCTGCCGGCCTGTCATGTAATCAATTCCAGCTTGAGCGGCGAATACATCAAGCGGCTGTTTGATTCGGGCCGCTACGATCGAGATGCGGGCAAGTTGCCGGGCGTGGATTATATCTTCATCCGCTATGGGCTGAATGACCGGGCGAAGCGGGAAAACTTCACGGAGAACTTCCCCAAAGATTTCCATGCCCTGCTGGACCGTCTGCGCAAAGACCATCCTCAGGCGGTGCTGATTCCCATGACGGTGATTCCGTTTGCCAATGAAGAGGTGAGCAAAGAGATCAACGATCTGATATTCGGCGTCGCGAAAACAGAAGGGCTGGAAGTGTTCGATATTTTTCCACGGTATGCTGCTGAGCTCAAACAAGGCTTTAACATGCTCAATTACCGCCGGTATCCCGTGGAGAAAGTTCCCGAAAAATATCAGGCTCTGATCAAACCCTTTATCTCGGGAGGCCGGGTGGTCGTGATGGCTAATGAGCTCGATCCGATCCTGGGACATCTGCCCGGCTGGTATTCGGACCGGCACCCGAACCTGGCAGGTTATAATGTCATCGCTGACGAGACCGCGAAATATCTCGCACCCAAACTGCGGGCCCGCAAACCAGCGCAGGAATCAAAACAGTAA
- a CDS encoding neutral/alkaline non-lysosomal ceramidase N-terminal domain-containing protein, with protein sequence MRNSMPRVTASLILLATLFFMATPGECGLSAGAATVDVTPPTLPAIQNGLFLEQNQDKVLDRLKARCFVLQNDRAAIAIVVVDSCMIPRDVCERAKVLASKQTGIPIHRMLIASTHTHSAPSVMNFCLGTRSDPSYERFLPPKLAEGIAQAYANLEPARVGYTSIDAPEHTHCRRWLHDPEQYGVDPFGDKTVRAIMHPGYQNPAFIGPAGPVDPGLSLLSIQSADGKRPIGLLANYSMHYFGARGGFSSDYYGRFCNELEQKVGTKGEKPFVAAMSQGTSGDLQWMNYGAPRRTDYSIDQYARELSDIAWKAFQQIEYDSSESQLKMAESSLLIKRRLPNKERLAWADKYNQARGERRPKSKEEVYAEQAQWIHEHPQEQIVLQVIRIGDLGITAIPNEVYGITGLKLKAQSPFKQTFNMGLANGAAGYIPPPEQHYLGGYTTWPARTAGLEVQAEPQIVDKLLQLMETLSGEKRKPLTTDFYNDQQRTAIKKARAEDNNRVNRGE encoded by the coding sequence ATGCGAAATTCGATGCCACGTGTTACAGCCAGCCTGATTTTGCTTGCGACTCTGTTTTTCATGGCGACACCCGGCGAATGCGGGCTCTCCGCGGGAGCAGCCACGGTCGATGTGACGCCGCCTACGTTGCCGGCGATTCAGAACGGGTTGTTTCTGGAACAGAATCAGGACAAAGTCCTGGATCGACTCAAAGCCCGCTGTTTTGTCCTGCAGAATGACCGGGCGGCGATTGCCATCGTCGTCGTCGATTCCTGTATGATTCCCCGCGATGTCTGCGAGCGGGCCAAAGTGCTGGCCAGTAAACAGACCGGCATTCCCATTCATCGGATGTTGATCGCCTCCACGCATACGCACTCTGCTCCCAGTGTGATGAACTTTTGCCTGGGCACCCGCAGTGATCCCAGTTACGAGCGTTTCCTGCCTCCGAAACTGGCAGAAGGGATTGCACAGGCATACGCCAACCTGGAGCCGGCACGCGTCGGCTATACCAGCATTGATGCACCCGAACATACGCACTGCCGGCGCTGGTTACATGACCCCGAGCAGTACGGCGTCGATCCCTTCGGCGATAAAACGGTCCGGGCAATCATGCACCCGGGCTATCAGAATCCCGCCTTCATCGGCCCCGCCGGCCCTGTTGATCCGGGACTGTCTCTACTCAGCATTCAGTCTGCGGATGGCAAACGACCCATTGGTCTGCTGGCCAATTACTCGATGCACTATTTCGGCGCGCGGGGCGGATTTTCGTCCGATTACTACGGCCGGTTCTGTAACGAGCTGGAACAGAAAGTCGGTACAAAAGGAGAGAAGCCGTTCGTGGCCGCCATGTCTCAGGGAACCTCCGGTGATCTGCAGTGGATGAATTATGGAGCGCCCCGCCGCACCGATTACTCGATCGACCAGTATGCCCGCGAACTGTCCGACATTGCCTGGAAGGCGTTTCAACAGATCGAGTACGACAGTTCCGAGTCGCAGCTGAAGATGGCGGAATCGTCGCTGCTCATCAAGCGCCGGCTGCCGAACAAGGAGCGGCTGGCCTGGGCAGACAAGTACAACCAGGCACGGGGCGAACGTCGTCCGAAATCGAAAGAAGAAGTTTATGCGGAACAGGCACAGTGGATTCACGAGCATCCACAGGAGCAGATCGTGCTGCAGGTGATTCGGATCGGCGACCTGGGGATCACGGCGATACCGAACGAAGTCTACGGGATTACCGGGCTCAAGCTCAAAGCCCAGAGTCCGTTCAAGCAGACCTTCAACATGGGGCTGGCCAACGGAGCCGCAGGTTACATTCCGCCTCCCGAACAGCATTACCTGGGAGGCTACACCACCTGGCCCGCCCGCACCGCCGGCCTGGAAGTTCAGGCGGAGCCGCAGATTGTCGACAAACTGCTGCAGTTGATGGAAACCCTGTCGGGTGAAAAACGTAAGCCGTTAACAACCGATTTCTACAACGACCAGCAACGAACAGCGATCAAGAAGGCCCGCGCGGAAGATAATAACCGGGTGAATCGTGGGGAGTGA